In the Pseudonocardia cypriaca genome, one interval contains:
- the mftD gene encoding pre-mycofactocin synthase MftD (MftD, an enzyme found in the mycofactocin biosynthesis locus, performs an oxidative deamination of 3-amino-5-[(p-hydroxyphenyl)methyl]-4,4-dimethyl-2-pyrrolidinone (AHDP). The resulting compound, now called pre-mycofactocin (PMFT), is a biologically active redox cofactor that can oxidize the non-exchangeable NADH of TIGR03971 family SDR-type oxidoreductases.): MGGAWFETVAEAQRRARKRLPPSVYGALVAGSEKGLTVRDNQAAFDELGFAPRTAGSSATRELGTTVLGQQVSLPVLISPTGVQAVHPDGEVAVARAAAARGTAMGLSSFASKPLEEVVAANPQTLFQIYWCGSRDVIAQRVERARAAGAVGLILTSDWSFSHGRDWGSPVIPERLSLREMLRFAPEGITHPRWLLDWARRRQLPDLTVPNMSVPGQPPTTFFGAYGEWMQTPPPSWEDVRWLRERWDGPFLLKGVFRVDEAKRAVDAGVSAISVSNHGGNNLDGTPASIRALPGIAEAVGDQVEVLFDGGIRRGSDVVKALALGARAVLIGRAYLWGLAAAGQAGVENVLDILRGGIDSALLGLGRSSVAELGRDDVIVPAGFSDAVLPRGRAST, translated from the coding sequence ATGGGTGGTGCCTGGTTCGAGACGGTGGCCGAGGCGCAGCGGCGCGCGCGCAAGCGGCTCCCGCCTTCGGTGTACGGCGCGCTGGTGGCCGGCTCGGAGAAGGGCCTCACCGTGCGCGACAACCAGGCCGCCTTCGACGAGCTGGGCTTCGCGCCCCGCACCGCCGGGTCCTCCGCCACACGTGAGCTGGGCACCACCGTGCTGGGGCAGCAGGTGTCGCTGCCGGTCCTGATCTCGCCGACCGGTGTGCAGGCGGTGCACCCGGACGGGGAGGTCGCCGTGGCCCGTGCGGCCGCGGCGCGCGGCACCGCGATGGGCCTGTCCTCCTTCGCGAGCAAGCCCCTCGAAGAGGTCGTCGCCGCCAACCCGCAGACGCTCTTCCAGATCTACTGGTGCGGCAGCCGCGACGTCATCGCGCAACGGGTCGAGCGGGCCCGCGCGGCCGGCGCGGTCGGGCTGATCCTCACCTCCGACTGGTCGTTCTCCCACGGCCGCGACTGGGGGAGCCCGGTCATCCCGGAGCGGCTGTCGCTGCGGGAGATGCTCCGCTTCGCCCCGGAGGGGATCACCCACCCCCGCTGGCTCCTCGACTGGGCGCGTCGCCGGCAGCTCCCGGACCTCACCGTGCCGAACATGTCCGTACCAGGGCAGCCGCCGACCACGTTCTTCGGCGCTTACGGCGAGTGGATGCAGACTCCGCCTCCCAGCTGGGAGGACGTGCGCTGGCTGCGTGAACGGTGGGACGGCCCGTTCCTGCTCAAGGGTGTGTTCCGGGTGGACGAGGCCAAGCGCGCCGTCGACGCCGGGGTCAGTGCCATCTCCGTGTCCAACCACGGCGGCAACAACCTCGACGGCACGCCCGCCTCGATCCGGGCGCTCCCGGGCATCGCCGAGGCCGTCGGCGACCAGGTGGAGGTCCTCTTCGACGGCGGCATCCGCCGCGGCAGCGACGTGGTGAAGGCCCTCGCCCTCGGCGCCCGCGCCGTCCTGATCGGCCGTGCCTACCTCTGGGGTCTCGCCGCCGCTGGGCAGGCGGGCGTGGAGAACGTCCTCGACATCCTGCGCGGCGGCATCGACTCGGCCCTGCTCGGGCTGGGCCGCAGTTCGGTGGCGGAGCTGGGGCGCGACGACGTCATCGTCCCCGCCGGTTTCAGCGATGCCGTGCTGCCCCGGGGCAGGGCGTCCACCTGA
- a CDS encoding cation diffusion facilitator family transporter produces the protein MAKEESGESTLTVLVATAANATIAVLKLVAGFFTGSAAMFAEAAHSIADTATELLLLTALRRSSRKPDRQHPFGYGKERFFWALIAAVSIFVSGAVFAIIEGVRTILGEEVEQTLAWVAYAVLAVSFVLEGISWLQAVRQVRAAAAAESTTPLRWLRATDDPTVRSVFYEDSAALAGLLLAFGGVGLHQLTGSSFWDGLASLLVGLLLTGVAYILGRTNMGLLVGRQADRATVLALRDALAARPEVDQVVDLLTMTIGTDQVLLCARLDFADAIGVAQLERACVAIDAELHERFPDLREVFLEPVPRTDPVMRHRVLERYGQGAADRLGGT, from the coding sequence GTGGCGAAGGAGGAGTCCGGGGAGAGCACGCTCACGGTACTGGTGGCCACCGCCGCCAACGCGACGATCGCCGTGCTCAAGCTCGTGGCGGGGTTCTTCACGGGGTCGGCGGCCATGTTCGCCGAGGCGGCGCACAGCATCGCCGACACGGCCACCGAGCTGCTGCTGCTCACCGCGTTGCGGCGCTCGTCGCGCAAGCCGGACCGGCAGCACCCGTTCGGCTACGGCAAGGAGCGGTTCTTCTGGGCGCTGATCGCCGCGGTCAGCATCTTCGTCTCCGGCGCGGTGTTCGCGATCATCGAGGGCGTCCGCACGATCCTCGGCGAGGAGGTCGAGCAGACGCTCGCGTGGGTCGCCTACGCGGTGCTCGCCGTGTCGTTCGTGCTGGAGGGCATCTCGTGGCTGCAGGCGGTGCGGCAGGTGCGCGCCGCGGCCGCCGCCGAGTCCACCACGCCGCTGCGCTGGCTGCGGGCCACCGACGACCCGACGGTGCGCAGCGTCTTCTACGAGGACAGCGCGGCGCTCGCCGGGTTGCTGCTGGCCTTCGGCGGGGTCGGGCTGCACCAGCTCACGGGCTCCTCGTTCTGGGACGGCCTCGCCTCGCTCCTGGTGGGCCTGCTCCTCACGGGCGTCGCCTACATCCTCGGGCGCACCAACATGGGTCTGCTCGTCGGACGCCAGGCCGACCGGGCCACCGTCCTCGCGCTGCGCGACGCGCTCGCCGCACGGCCGGAGGTCGACCAGGTCGTCGACCTGCTCACCATGACCATCGGCACCGACCAGGTGCTGTTGTGCGCCCGGCTCGACTTCGCCGACGCGATCGGCGTCGCGCAGCTGGAGCGCGCGTGCGTCGCGATCGACGCCGAGCTGCACGAACGGTTCCCGGACCTGCGCGAGGTGTTCCTCGAACCCGTGCCCCGCACCGACCCGGTCATGCGGCACCGGGTGCTGGAGCGCTACGGCCAGGGTGCCGCCGACCGCCTGGGCGGGACCTAG
- a CDS encoding SDR family oxidoreductase, whose product MDGDRERGPFDLTGRTAVVTGGGRGLGRGITLALLAAGADVVSLGRSPLPADLADTATALGRRVTAHALDLADSAAITATAREVLAEHRVDILVNNAGVQDRYPAAEFPLDAWDHVLEVNLRAVFQLCQLFGGPMLERGAGAVVNVASLLSFQGGITVPAYAASKGGVAQLTKALCNEWAGRGVNVNAVAPGYMDTELNTALLADPVRREQISTRIPAGRWGTPQDVGNVVVFLASPAAAYVHGQVLAVDGGWLAR is encoded by the coding sequence ATGGATGGTGATCGAGAACGTGGCCCGTTCGACCTGACGGGCCGGACGGCCGTCGTCACCGGCGGCGGCCGGGGACTCGGCAGGGGGATCACGCTCGCGCTGCTCGCAGCGGGTGCAGACGTCGTCTCGCTTGGCCGCTCGCCACTGCCCGCCGACCTCGCCGACACCGCCACCGCGCTCGGCAGACGGGTCACCGCCCACGCCCTGGACCTCGCCGACTCCGCCGCGATCACCGCGACCGCACGGGAGGTGCTCGCCGAGCACCGGGTCGACATCCTCGTCAACAACGCGGGCGTGCAGGACCGGTATCCGGCCGCCGAGTTCCCGCTCGACGCGTGGGACCACGTGCTCGAGGTCAACCTGCGGGCGGTCTTCCAGCTCTGCCAGCTCTTCGGCGGCCCCATGCTCGAACGCGGCGCCGGTGCCGTCGTGAACGTGGCGTCGCTGCTGTCGTTCCAGGGCGGCATCACGGTGCCGGCCTACGCGGCCAGCAAGGGCGGCGTGGCCCAGCTGACGAAGGCGCTCTGCAACGAGTGGGCCGGGCGCGGCGTCAACGTCAACGCGGTGGCCCCCGGCTACATGGACACCGAGCTGAACACCGCGCTCCTCGCCGACCCCGTCCGGCGCGAGCAGATCTCGACGCGCATCCCCGCCGGGCGCTGGGGCACACCGCAGGACGTCGGCAACGTCGTGGTGTTCCTCGCCTCCCCCGCCGCCGCGTACGTGCACGGGCAGGTGCTGGCGGTCGACGGCGGGTGGCTCGCGCGGTGA
- a CDS encoding class I SAM-dependent methyltransferase has product MAAAPQEGTRRAFDAAAADFTALGRHLWGPIGAATAAAAGLRPGERVLDACCGTGASAIPAARLVGPDGVVDAVDLSGPMIDELRRLSADLPQLRAHRADVTTWDAGGYDVVQSALGIFFFPDMTADTERLIGLARPGGRVVFTIWRGDAMAAAGRHLGRAVAAATSAAPPAEREPHLIDRINQAAAYATWLAERGLAEVDVAVHELRLTMTPDVAWLVITGSGYRGALANLDPDVVDVVRERYLESLRAEGVTELDATTLIGVGTTRLPVPNR; this is encoded by the coding sequence ATGGCAGCTGCCCCGCAGGAAGGAACCCGGCGCGCCTTCGACGCCGCCGCAGCCGACTTCACCGCGCTCGGGCGCCACCTGTGGGGACCCATCGGTGCGGCGACCGCAGCGGCGGCCGGCCTTCGTCCCGGTGAACGCGTCCTGGATGCCTGCTGCGGCACCGGGGCTTCGGCGATTCCCGCAGCGCGCCTGGTCGGACCGGACGGGGTGGTCGACGCCGTTGACCTGTCGGGTCCGATGATCGACGAACTGCGGAGGTTGTCGGCCGACCTCCCACAGCTGCGTGCTCATCGGGCCGATGTGACCACCTGGGATGCCGGCGGCTACGACGTGGTCCAGTCCGCGCTCGGCATCTTCTTCTTCCCCGACATGACGGCCGACACCGAACGGTTGATCGGGCTGGCCCGCCCCGGCGGCCGGGTCGTGTTCACGATCTGGCGCGGTGACGCGATGGCGGCCGCCGGCCGGCACCTCGGTCGTGCGGTAGCTGCGGCCACCAGCGCGGCGCCCCCCGCGGAGCGCGAGCCCCATCTGATCGACCGGATCAACCAGGCAGCCGCCTACGCCACCTGGCTGGCCGAGCGTGGCCTTGCCGAGGTGGACGTCGCGGTCCACGAGCTGCGGCTGACCATGACCCCCGACGTGGCGTGGCTGGTGATCACCGGCTCCGGCTATCGGGGCGCTCTCGCGAACCTCGACCCCGACGTCGTCGACGTGGTTCGCGAGCGCTACCTAGAGTCCCTCCGCGCGGAGGGCGTGACGGAGCTCGACGCCACCACCCTGATCGGGGTCGGGACCACCCGGCTGCCGGTCCCGAATCGCTGA